One stretch of Pedobacter riviphilus DNA includes these proteins:
- a CDS encoding M61 family metallopeptidase, producing the protein MAAKAQVKIGFEVSFKEPQAHYAEVQMNISGLAKDYVDVKMPVWTPGSYLVREFEKSVEEFKATAAGKAVKVEKVRKNTWRIFSAKAANIQISYRVYAFEISVRTPFIDESHAFLSPTGIFMHPDGMIKSPSTVKIVPFNTWTKVSTGLTPVVGEQFTYKATDFDILYDSPIEVGNQDIFEFTAAGVRHEVAMYGGGNYDKEKLKVDMAKIVEKETAVYGENPNKYYLFIVHNFLKGGGGLEHLNSTTLGATRNAYNTAEGYKGFLGLVAHEYHHLWNVKRLRPIALGPFDYDNENYTTNLWVAEGFTSYYENKYLHRAGFTDVNEFLKDLADGVGTVLNTPGAKYQSAASSSYDAWIIGYRPNENSKNNSISYYNKGEVIGILMDLEIINATKGAKSLDDVMKAMYLQCKTLKRGYTDAEFKAMVEKISGISFTNFWAKYVNGVDDVDYVKYFAYAGVDVSTENATPGKPVTGAAVQLATKGLEVTSVARNSAAWVSGLNVNDIIVLIDGSSLSDALKNVKLKEPKFSLDILPAITDKKIGDQLTVKVIRDGIEKEISLSLKENPSVRLKATVNENATPAQKAVLKKWTGI; encoded by the coding sequence ATGGCAGCGAAGGCGCAGGTAAAAATAGGCTTTGAGGTTTCTTTTAAAGAGCCACAGGCACACTATGCCGAAGTTCAGATGAATATTTCTGGCTTGGCAAAAGATTATGTAGATGTAAAAATGCCAGTTTGGACACCGGGTTCTTATTTGGTCCGCGAGTTTGAAAAAAGTGTAGAAGAATTTAAGGCTACTGCAGCTGGTAAAGCCGTAAAAGTTGAAAAAGTAAGGAAAAACACCTGGAGGATTTTCTCAGCTAAGGCTGCCAATATCCAGATCAGTTACCGTGTTTATGCATTCGAAATCTCGGTGCGTACGCCTTTTATCGACGAATCTCACGCATTCTTATCTCCAACAGGAATTTTTATGCATCCTGATGGCATGATCAAATCGCCAAGTACTGTAAAAATTGTTCCTTTTAATACCTGGACTAAAGTTTCTACCGGGTTAACCCCGGTTGTAGGTGAGCAGTTTACCTATAAAGCTACTGATTTTGATATTCTTTACGATAGCCCTATTGAGGTGGGTAATCAGGATATTTTCGAATTTACAGCTGCTGGTGTTCGCCATGAGGTAGCCATGTACGGTGGCGGTAATTACGATAAGGAAAAACTAAAAGTAGATATGGCTAAAATTGTAGAAAAAGAAACTGCAGTTTATGGCGAAAATCCTAATAAATATTATCTCTTTATTGTCCATAATTTCTTAAAAGGTGGCGGTGGTTTAGAACACTTAAACTCTACAACCTTAGGTGCAACCAGAAATGCATACAATACAGCTGAAGGTTATAAAGGCTTTTTAGGCCTGGTTGCTCATGAGTATCACCACCTTTGGAATGTTAAGCGCTTACGTCCGATAGCACTAGGCCCTTTTGATTATGACAACGAAAATTACACGACCAACCTCTGGGTGGCTGAAGGATTTACTTCGTATTACGAAAATAAGTATTTGCATAGAGCAGGTTTTACTGATGTAAATGAATTTTTGAAAGATCTTGCTGACGGTGTAGGTACGGTGTTGAATACGCCTGGTGCGAAATATCAGTCGGCTGCTTCATCCAGTTATGATGCATGGATTATTGGTTACCGCCCGAATGAAAACTCAAAAAACAATTCCATTTCTTACTACAATAAAGGAGAAGTGATTGGTATTCTAATGGATCTCGAAATCATAAATGCCACTAAAGGTGCCAAAAGTTTAGACGATGTAATGAAAGCCATGTATTTGCAGTGCAAAACCTTAAAACGTGGTTATACTGATGCAGAATTTAAAGCCATGGTTGAAAAGATATCAGGAATTAGCTTTACTAACTTTTGGGCAAAATATGTTAACGGCGTAGATGACGTAGATTATGTAAAATATTTCGCGTATGCAGGTGTTGATGTTTCTACAGAAAATGCAACTCCTGGTAAACCGGTTACTGGTGCAGCGGTTCAATTGGCTACTAAAGGTTTAGAAGTAACTTCGGTTGCCAGAAACTCAGCCGCTTGGGTAAGTGGTTTAAATGTTAACGATATAATTGTTCTGATTGATGGCTCATCATTGAGTGATGCGCTGAAAAATGTGAAATTAAAAGAACCGAAATTTTCATTAGATATTTTACCTGCCATTACGGATAAAAAAATCGGCGATCAGCTAACCGTTAAGGTAATTCGCGACGGAATTGAAAAAGAAATTTCTTTAAGCTTGAAAGAAAATCCAAGTGTACGCTTAAAAGCAACCGTAAACGAAAATGCAACGCCAGCTCAAAAAGCAGTGTTAAAAAAATGGACAGGCATATAG